The Brevibacillus brevis genome contains a region encoding:
- the pyrH gene encoding UMP kinase, which produces MRYKRVLVKLSGGAVAKENGFGFDPVQLEHIAGEILALLDMGVEVAIVIGGGNIFRGNMADQWGIERVEADNIGTLATVINSLMLRGVLKARVNREVRVMTAVPINAVAEPYIRLRAVHHLEKGHVVIFAGGNGQPYVTTDYPAVQRALEVGTDALLVAKHGVDGVYTADPRKDSTAKQYVEVSFDEVVRRDLRVMDQAAMILARDHQLPLHVFNFDQPGAMARICRGEQVGTYISTELAALYK; this is translated from the coding sequence ATGCGGTATAAACGAGTCCTGGTCAAGTTAAGCGGTGGAGCGGTAGCCAAGGAAAACGGGTTTGGCTTTGATCCTGTGCAGCTGGAGCATATCGCGGGGGAGATTCTGGCTCTACTGGATATGGGCGTAGAAGTAGCCATCGTGATCGGCGGGGGCAATATTTTTCGCGGAAACATGGCCGATCAATGGGGAATCGAGCGGGTGGAGGCGGACAACATCGGTACATTGGCTACCGTCATCAACAGCTTGATGCTGCGCGGAGTTTTGAAGGCCCGTGTAAACAGGGAAGTCAGAGTGATGACTGCCGTTCCGATCAATGCAGTCGCCGAGCCGTACATTCGTCTGCGGGCCGTTCATCATTTGGAAAAGGGGCATGTGGTCATCTTCGCTGGGGGAAATGGTCAACCGTATGTGACCACTGACTATCCCGCTGTTCAGCGGGCGCTCGAGGTAGGCACGGACGCCCTTTTGGTCGCAAAGCACGGCGTAGATGGCGTGTACACGGCCGATCCGCGCAAGGATTCTACCGCGAAGCAGTATGTAGAGGTTTCTTTTGACGAGGTGGTCAGAAGAGATTTGCGTGTCATGGATCAGGCCGCGATGATTTTGGCCAGAGACCATCAATTGCCGCTGCACGTGTTTAACTTTGACCAGCCGGGAGCCATGGCGCGGATTTGTCGAGGGGAGCAGGTAGGTACGTACATTAGCACAGAGCTTGCGGCACTGTATAAGTAG
- a CDS encoding MFS transporter, producing the protein MKDAALASSKRAGLNEWIGLAVLSLPALLVSIDLSVMILALPHISVSIGADSTEQLWIMDIYGFMLAGFLITMGSLGDRIGRRKLLMFGAAAFGLASVLAAYSSTSGMLIAARALLGIAGATVSPSSLALISNMFRDHKQRSLAIGIWFMCSMGGMALGPVVGGMMLEHFSWGSIFLLGVPVMALLLLTASHLLPEYRDPAPGHLDMTSVMLSMCTILPAIYGLKEIAKQGLQTLPLIAIAAGAVFGTLFVRRQQRLDSPLMDLRLFANPAFRTALGGMFGITLTGASMLFIAQHLQFVEGLSPLAAAMCMLPGVVASMAGMFLSPIIARRVRPSLLIGAGLAISATGCILLSQVEAGSGLSTLIVGYIFFNVGAAPFASLSSDLIIGSAPPAKAGSAASLLQTSGEFAFALGIAVLGSIGTYVYRTQIARFIPRDVTTLTSGAARESLAGAVSAAKALPEPIGSTLLHGAQIAFTDGMHAVVAVSGGLMIAIAILTVIKLRNIPPIGQKTPGEM; encoded by the coding sequence ATGAAAGATGCTGCGCTTGCATCGAGTAAACGGGCCGGTTTGAACGAATGGATTGGACTTGCCGTGCTTTCATTGCCTGCACTGCTCGTTTCGATAGACTTGTCCGTCATGATTCTTGCCCTTCCTCACATAAGCGTCTCTATCGGCGCTGACAGTACAGAACAGCTCTGGATCATGGACATATACGGCTTCATGCTCGCGGGGTTTCTGATCACGATGGGCTCGCTCGGAGATCGGATCGGCCGCCGTAAGCTGCTGATGTTCGGCGCAGCGGCATTCGGTTTGGCTTCGGTGTTGGCCGCTTATTCCAGCACCTCTGGAATGCTGATTGCAGCACGGGCACTGCTCGGCATAGCCGGGGCGACGGTATCGCCTTCGTCCCTGGCTTTAATCAGCAATATGTTCCGCGATCATAAGCAGCGTTCCCTTGCCATAGGCATATGGTTCATGTGCTCCATGGGAGGCATGGCGCTTGGCCCAGTGGTCGGCGGGATGATGCTGGAGCATTTTTCATGGGGTTCGATTTTTCTACTCGGCGTTCCAGTCATGGCGCTGCTGTTGTTGACTGCGTCCCATCTTCTGCCCGAATATCGGGATCCCGCACCTGGTCATTTGGATATGACTAGCGTCATGCTGTCGATGTGCACCATTCTACCGGCAATATACGGCCTAAAGGAAATCGCTAAGCAAGGTTTACAGACTTTGCCGCTCATTGCCATCGCGGCTGGAGCTGTTTTCGGGACGTTATTCGTAAGACGGCAGCAACGGTTGGACAGTCCGCTTATGGACTTGCGCCTATTCGCAAACCCCGCCTTCCGCACGGCACTGGGCGGCATGTTCGGCATCACTTTGACAGGCGCTTCCATGCTCTTCATTGCACAGCATCTTCAATTCGTGGAAGGACTATCGCCGCTTGCGGCAGCGATGTGCATGCTCCCGGGAGTGGTTGCGTCGATGGCGGGCATGTTTTTGTCGCCGATCATCGCTCGGCGGGTCCGACCGTCGCTCCTGATCGGAGCAGGTCTTGCCATATCAGCGACTGGTTGTATTCTACTGTCCCAGGTAGAGGCGGGATCCGGGCTCTCTACCCTGATCGTCGGTTATATCTTTTTTAATGTGGGAGCAGCCCCGTTTGCGAGCTTGTCCAGCGATCTAATCATCGGCTCGGCCCCGCCGGCGAAAGCGGGTTCGGCGGCGTCCTTGCTGCAGACGAGCGGTGAATTCGCATTCGCGCTTGGTATCGCTGTATTAGGCAGCATCGGAACATACGTGTACCGCACTCAAATTGCCCGCTTCATACCGAGAGATGTTACGACGTTAACATCCGGAGCCGCCCGCGAAAGTCTGGCTGGGGCAGTCTCGGCGGCTAAAGCTTTACCCGAACCTATTGGTTCAACCCTTCTTCATGGCGCCCAGATAGCCTTTACCGACGGCATGCATGCTGTTGTGGCCGTTAGCGGCGGGCTCATGATCGCTATCGCCATACTCACCGTGATCAAGCTTCGGAATATCCCCCCCATCGGACAGAAAACGCCAGGTGAGATGTAA
- the addA gene encoding helicase-exonuclease AddAB subunit AddA — MADQQLQAKPEQWTDEQWQAIIQRGNNLLVAAAAGSGKTSVLVERIIRRIMDEKDPVGVDQLLVVTFTNAAAAEMRHRIGDALRKALKDDPHSSHLRRQLALLQRATITTLHSFCLGILRQYYYLIELDPDFRIADQMEGELLRQDVLEEQLESWYENDADFHALADVMLDGQDDHALTLLLLRLYEFSRSHPAPEQWLGEAAGMFAVHDKNGLDGLEWTRSVLRSVELALGGMTAKMRRAVLLAGSPEGPAGYLPLLEAEAAALQRAGAACRDGWEATVEAVRGVVFAKLPPVKGTDPLVKEQVQDLRNSVKKELAEQIEQYFSTTAEQYVADLQRIAPHMQTLARLVTAFSDAFQLEKRSRGLVDFGDLEHLALRILTETNESGETVPSSISTQLREQFAEVLVDEYQDINLVQETILQMVSRDGMNGQPANRFMVGDVKQSIYRFRLAEPKLFLEKYVTYQQDGDADETCIGRRIDLAANFRSRREVVDAVNFLFRQIMSHGVGEIGYDSSAELINRASYPEAQPNRLQAEMHLIDRNTAIAEEGQAVVAEGTDEGEAGIPEGESAEEASVAQLEARLIASRIRRWMEPGEGEEPLLVFDKKAGGMRPLAYRDIVILLRATSGWGQTMQEELHAAGIPVYAEQTAGYFAATEVETMLSLLRVIDNPLQDIPLAAVLRSPIVGLREEQLAQIRIHYATGPFHQAVLQYAEERPPQESWERRLRQFFGRLDLWRTEARRGALSELLTLLYRETGYLDYVAALENGQQRQANLRALYDRARQYEAGSYRGLFRFLRFVDRLQEAGNDMGEARTIGENEDVVRIMTIHKSKGLEFPVVFVAGMGKQFNTMDLKSQFLLHKDLGFGPMAVEPSLQLRYPSLAALGIRQKLRRDMLAEEMRVLYVALTRAREKLILVGSSKDLAKSVTDWGRQDDNERLSDEDLIQAKGYLDWVGRAMLRHPGAGLLRAYPEQQGSGEVVRVRSVPDDSVWSFHFYQADELRAQGESTNDDASLWERMTRREAIAERPSDDTLREIVDKRLGWQDPHPIAPRVAAKWSVSELKRHAKVSKGGQPLTLPSITEKPKFLSEQKSNRLTAAEKGTITHLVFQHLDLKRPLDEADIREQVAALAARRFLTDEQVQAVDVPQIARFFADPLGQRMKSAAVVHRELPFTLVIPAYEIEAELGEESDEQVVVQGVIDCLLEEQDGSLVLIDFKTDWMAKEATAAAIEEMKRRYEGQIRLYVRAIKQIIKPKGNVSSYLYLLSGGFSLSFSDESMD; from the coding sequence TTGCAGGCCAAGCCTGAACAATGGACGGACGAGCAATGGCAAGCGATTATCCAGCGCGGGAATAATCTCCTGGTGGCAGCGGCGGCAGGCTCTGGGAAAACCTCCGTCCTGGTTGAGCGGATTATCCGACGCATCATGGACGAGAAGGACCCGGTTGGAGTCGATCAGCTGTTGGTGGTGACCTTTACCAATGCGGCAGCGGCAGAGATGCGTCACCGGATTGGCGATGCATTGCGAAAGGCATTGAAAGATGACCCGCACTCTTCTCACCTGCGAAGACAACTGGCACTGCTCCAGCGGGCGACGATTACGACACTTCACTCGTTCTGCTTGGGTATTTTGCGCCAGTATTACTATCTGATTGAACTCGATCCTGATTTTCGCATAGCCGACCAGATGGAAGGGGAGCTTTTGCGGCAGGATGTCTTGGAGGAACAGCTGGAGAGCTGGTACGAAAACGACGCTGATTTTCATGCATTAGCTGATGTGATGCTGGACGGTCAGGACGATCATGCCCTCACCCTACTGCTGCTCAGGCTGTATGAGTTTTCGCGCAGTCATCCGGCACCAGAACAATGGCTCGGAGAAGCGGCCGGAATGTTTGCGGTTCACGATAAAAACGGTTTGGACGGGCTGGAGTGGACCAGAAGCGTGCTGCGTTCTGTGGAGCTGGCACTCGGTGGAATGACGGCTAAGATGCGCAGGGCAGTTCTTTTGGCGGGCTCACCGGAAGGGCCTGCTGGCTATTTGCCTTTGCTTGAGGCGGAAGCAGCTGCCCTGCAGCGTGCAGGAGCGGCTTGCAGAGATGGTTGGGAAGCGACCGTCGAAGCTGTTCGGGGGGTTGTATTTGCCAAGCTGCCTCCAGTGAAAGGCACAGATCCGCTCGTGAAGGAACAGGTGCAGGACCTGCGAAACAGCGTGAAAAAGGAACTGGCAGAGCAAATCGAGCAATACTTTTCTACGACAGCCGAGCAGTACGTCGCAGATTTGCAGCGGATTGCTCCTCACATGCAGACATTGGCAAGACTGGTGACAGCATTTTCGGATGCTTTTCAATTGGAGAAGCGCTCGCGCGGCTTAGTCGATTTTGGCGACTTGGAGCATCTGGCTCTGCGCATTCTAACCGAAACGAATGAGTCCGGGGAGACTGTTCCTTCGTCTATCTCAACCCAATTGCGTGAACAGTTCGCTGAAGTGTTAGTAGACGAATATCAGGATATTAACCTCGTGCAGGAGACAATCTTGCAAATGGTTTCCCGAGACGGGATGAATGGTCAGCCAGCGAATCGCTTCATGGTGGGTGATGTGAAGCAGAGTATTTATCGGTTCCGTTTGGCAGAGCCAAAGCTGTTTCTCGAAAAATATGTGACCTATCAACAAGATGGGGATGCTGACGAAACGTGCATCGGTCGGCGTATCGATCTGGCGGCGAACTTCCGCAGTAGAAGGGAAGTCGTAGATGCCGTTAACTTTTTGTTTCGTCAGATCATGTCTCACGGGGTAGGTGAGATCGGTTATGATTCTTCGGCGGAGCTGATCAACCGTGCGTCTTATCCAGAAGCACAGCCGAACCGTTTGCAGGCAGAGATGCATTTGATCGACCGGAATACAGCGATAGCAGAAGAAGGTCAGGCAGTAGTTGCAGAGGGGACAGATGAGGGCGAAGCAGGTATTCCCGAGGGAGAGTCCGCAGAGGAAGCGAGTGTTGCACAGCTGGAAGCTCGACTAATCGCCAGCCGTATTCGTCGCTGGATGGAGCCCGGCGAGGGAGAAGAGCCACTGCTCGTTTTCGATAAAAAGGCTGGGGGAATGCGCCCGCTGGCCTATCGCGATATCGTTATTTTGCTTCGTGCGACCTCAGGCTGGGGGCAAACGATGCAAGAAGAGCTGCACGCGGCAGGAATTCCCGTGTATGCCGAGCAGACTGCGGGTTATTTCGCGGCGACAGAGGTAGAAACGATGCTTTCCCTGCTGCGTGTCATTGACAACCCGCTCCAAGACATTCCACTGGCAGCTGTATTGCGGTCTCCCATCGTCGGCTTGCGGGAGGAGCAGCTTGCTCAAATCCGCATTCACTACGCGACAGGGCCGTTTCACCAAGCTGTTCTCCAATATGCAGAAGAACGCCCGCCCCAAGAGTCGTGGGAGAGAAGGCTGCGACAGTTTTTTGGCCGATTGGATCTATGGCGGACAGAGGCTCGCAGAGGTGCTTTATCGGAACTGCTGACGTTGCTGTACCGGGAGACAGGTTATCTCGATTATGTGGCGGCTCTGGAAAACGGTCAGCAGCGACAGGCCAACTTGCGTGCGCTCTATGATCGCGCAAGACAATACGAAGCTGGTTCCTATCGTGGCTTGTTCCGCTTTTTGCGTTTTGTCGACCGTCTGCAAGAAGCGGGCAATGATATGGGCGAAGCAAGAACCATCGGGGAAAACGAGGATGTCGTACGCATCATGACGATCCACAAAAGTAAGGGGCTCGAGTTCCCGGTTGTTTTTGTGGCGGGTATGGGCAAGCAGTTTAATACGATGGATTTGAAAAGCCAGTTTTTGCTGCATAAAGATTTGGGCTTTGGCCCGATGGCTGTTGAGCCCTCCTTGCAACTGCGCTATCCGAGTCTGGCTGCGCTGGGCATCCGGCAAAAGCTGCGTCGGGATATGCTGGCAGAGGAAATGCGTGTGCTTTATGTGGCTTTGACGCGTGCACGCGAGAAGCTCATTCTTGTCGGTTCATCCAAGGATCTCGCAAAAAGTGTAACAGACTGGGGCAGACAGGATGACAACGAGCGGCTCAGTGACGAAGACTTGATTCAGGCAAAGGGATACCTGGACTGGGTGGGGCGTGCGATGTTGCGACATCCTGGTGCGGGATTGCTGCGGGCATATCCAGAGCAACAAGGCTCAGGAGAAGTCGTGAGAGTCAGAAGTGTGCCGGATGATTCGGTTTGGTCGTTTCACTTCTATCAGGCAGATGAGCTCCGTGCCCAAGGAGAGTCAACCAACGACGATGCGTCTCTGTGGGAGCGAATGACCAGACGAGAGGCGATCGCGGAACGACCGTCTGATGACACTTTGCGAGAGATTGTCGACAAGAGATTAGGATGGCAGGACCCGCATCCAATTGCGCCACGCGTAGCTGCGAAATGGAGCGTCAGCGAACTAAAGCGACATGCAAAAGTTAGCAAAGGCGGACAGCCACTCACGCTGCCGTCCATTACGGAAAAGCCAAAGTTTTTGTCTGAGCAAAAATCCAATCGACTGACAGCAGCAGAAAAAGGAACCATCACGCACTTAGTGTTCCAGCATCTCGATTTGAAACGTCCGCTGGATGAAGCGGATATTCGGGAGCAGGTGGCGGCACTCGCGGCACGCCGCTTTTTGACTGACGAGCAGGTACAAGCAGTAGATGTTCCCCAGATCGCCCGATTCTTCGCTGATCCTTTGGGGCAGCGAATGAAGTCGGCGGCGGTCGTGCATCGTGAACTGCCATTTACCCTCGTGATTCCTGCTTATGAAATAGAAGCGGAGTTAGGTGAAGAGAGCGACGAGCAGGTTGTCGTCCAAGGGGTCATTGATTGCCTGTTGGAGGAGCAGGATGGAAGCCTCGTCCTGATCGATTTCAAGACAGATTGGATGGCAAAAGAGGCGACTGCCGCAGCCATCGAAGAGATGAAAAGAAGATACGAAGGCCAGATCAGGCTATATGTCCGGGCAATCAAGCAGATCATCAAGCCAAAAGGGAACGTGTCTAGTTATCTTTATTTGCTCTCAGGTGGATTCTCTCTTTCGTTTTCGGATGAAAGTATGGATTAG
- a CDS encoding DUF402 domain-containing protein, with protein sequence MKRKRADRPGWRRVKRLGYQQKWVESLSFSGYTVRLTLDEVSEPAYMPVGEKTLCVGDRGYVYLQYFPNGQAYAVTKMMDELGNTVQWYIDICRGHGKDEDGHIWYDDLYLDIVVLPTGEVYLLDQDELDEALIKGAITKEDHQFATKTADGMLQDILAGKRDAFDFPNFFA encoded by the coding sequence ATGAAGCGAAAACGAGCAGATCGACCTGGTTGGAGACGCGTGAAGCGATTGGGCTACCAGCAAAAATGGGTAGAATCTTTATCTTTCTCTGGGTACACTGTCCGTCTGACTCTGGACGAAGTAAGTGAGCCTGCCTACATGCCTGTCGGGGAGAAAACGCTGTGTGTGGGTGATCGAGGATATGTTTACTTGCAGTATTTTCCCAATGGTCAAGCTTATGCCGTTACGAAAATGATGGATGAGCTGGGGAATACCGTGCAATGGTATATCGATATTTGCCGGGGACATGGCAAAGATGAGGACGGGCATATCTGGTATGACGATTTGTACCTCGACATCGTGGTACTGCCGACAGGAGAAGTATACCTGCTTGATCAGGATGAACTCGACGAGGCGCTGATAAAAGGAGCTATCACGAAAGAGGATCACCAGTTTGCCACAAAGACGGCTGATGGCATGCTACAGGATATTTTAGCGGGGAAACGCGATGCCTTTGACTTTCCCAATTTCTTTGCATAG
- a CDS encoding DinB family protein — MKMLFQYNWQVRDEWMEWCKRLTPEELLRERTGGAGTILYTLFHIADVEYSWLRGVQGKPDIQVAYETQKSLEKVNALSHAWRVELRDFIENWSDEMENESVKVAWDDEVYTKGELLRHVIAHEIHHMGQLSIWARELGIAPVSANVIGRGLARR, encoded by the coding sequence ATGAAGATGCTTTTCCAATATAACTGGCAGGTACGGGACGAGTGGATGGAATGGTGTAAGCGGCTCACACCAGAAGAATTGCTGCGAGAGCGCACAGGTGGGGCTGGCACGATTTTGTATACGTTGTTTCACATTGCTGATGTTGAGTATAGCTGGCTTCGGGGCGTACAAGGAAAACCGGATATTCAGGTGGCATACGAAACGCAGAAGTCTCTGGAAAAGGTAAACGCACTGTCACATGCCTGGCGCGTAGAGTTGCGAGATTTCATCGAGAATTGGTCAGACGAGATGGAGAACGAATCAGTAAAGGTAGCCTGGGATGATGAAGTGTACACGAAGGGAGAGTTGCTGCGCCATGTCATCGCCCACGAGATTCATCACATGGGACAGTTGTCCATTTGGGCGAGAGAGCTCGGGATTGCGCCTGTTTCCGCCAATGTCATTGGGCGCGGATTAGCGCGCAGGTAG
- a CDS encoding amino acid permease, protein MSWKNQLLRKKSVAKMLEQVDKNESSLKKSLGAFDLTMLGIGAIMGTGIFVLTGVAVALHAGPALVLSFVIAALACVFAALCYAEFASTVPVSGSAYTYSYAAFGEFVAWMIGWDLILEYGVACAAVASGWSGYAQGLLAGFNIHLPHALTSAFDASKGTIVDLPAVLIIVIITALLMKGTRESASLNTIMVLIKVAVVVLFLVVGVMYVKPENWNPFMPFGFAGVATGAATVFFAFIGFDAVSSAAEEVRNPQRDMPIGIISSLLVCTILYIAVSLTLTGIVPYKLLNVKNPVAFALSYVNQDWVAGFISLGAIVGITTVLLVMMYGQARMFFAMSRDGLLPELFSHVHPRTQVPQKSTLVVAALVATFGGLLPLSSLAQLTNIGTLFAFILVSIGLVVLRRTHPQLPRAFRVPFVPLVPLLSVLFCGYLVFNLPTLTKVGFLGWLSAGAIVYFLYGRKHSRLATKDDSSQT, encoded by the coding sequence ATGTCATGGAAAAATCAATTGCTGCGGAAAAAGTCAGTTGCGAAAATGCTGGAGCAGGTGGATAAAAACGAAAGCTCTCTCAAAAAGTCATTGGGTGCTTTTGACCTGACAATGCTGGGCATCGGCGCAATCATGGGAACAGGGATTTTTGTGTTAACAGGAGTTGCAGTTGCCTTGCACGCTGGACCGGCACTTGTTTTGTCTTTTGTTATTGCGGCACTTGCCTGTGTGTTTGCCGCACTCTGCTATGCGGAATTTGCATCGACTGTTCCGGTGTCGGGAAGCGCTTATACATACAGCTATGCGGCATTTGGCGAATTTGTCGCCTGGATGATCGGGTGGGACTTGATCCTCGAATACGGAGTGGCTTGCGCTGCGGTGGCAAGCGGATGGTCGGGGTATGCCCAAGGATTGCTAGCCGGGTTTAACATCCACCTGCCGCATGCGCTCACCAGTGCGTTTGATGCATCGAAAGGAACGATCGTCGATTTACCTGCGGTCCTCATCATTGTCATCATTACAGCTTTGTTGATGAAGGGAACGAGAGAGTCTGCGAGCTTGAATACCATTATGGTGTTAATAAAAGTAGCGGTAGTTGTCCTGTTCCTCGTCGTTGGCGTCATGTATGTCAAGCCGGAAAACTGGAATCCATTCATGCCGTTTGGTTTTGCGGGAGTAGCAACTGGTGCCGCAACGGTGTTTTTTGCTTTTATCGGATTTGATGCGGTGTCTTCTGCGGCCGAAGAAGTGCGCAATCCCCAGCGCGACATGCCAATCGGGATCATCTCTTCCTTACTCGTGTGCACGATTTTGTACATTGCTGTCTCACTGACATTGACAGGGATTGTTCCGTACAAATTGTTGAATGTCAAAAATCCGGTCGCGTTTGCGCTCAGCTATGTCAATCAGGACTGGGTAGCAGGCTTCATTTCGCTGGGAGCCATTGTCGGGATCACGACCGTTTTGTTAGTCATGATGTATGGACAAGCCCGGATGTTTTTTGCGATGAGTCGAGATGGCTTGCTCCCCGAGCTTTTCTCGCACGTACATCCCCGCACACAGGTACCACAAAAGAGCACGCTCGTCGTGGCAGCCTTAGTAGCAACCTTCGGCGGATTATTGCCCCTCTCCAGCTTGGCCCAGCTCACCAACATCGGAACGCTGTTTGCATTTATTTTGGTCTCGATTGGACTGGTTGTACTGCGCCGTACTCATCCGCAATTACCGCGTGCTTTTCGCGTTCCATTTGTTCCGCTTGTTCCCTTGCTCTCGGTCCTCTTTTGCGGATATCTCGTTTTCAACCTGCCTACGCTGACAAAGGTCGGTTTTCTCGGTTGGCTGTCGGCCGGAGCGATCGTCTATTTCCTTTATGGGCGCAAACACAGTCGATTGGCAACAAAAGACGATTCCTCCCAAACATAA
- a CDS encoding MerR family transcriptional regulator → MKRHWKVGELAKMAGITIRTLRFYDQIGLFSPSGYSPSGYRLYTEKDISRLQQILSLKELGLSLEQIKAVMTGDQLSLSDIVTIQIDSLKESIRMQQKLLHELENVSSRMQRNEPFTVEHFMNIIRTMRMNHEKFFAERKSSMDRHLDRLGEYLDEHPEEPGQGGFDYE, encoded by the coding sequence ATGAAACGACATTGGAAAGTCGGAGAACTTGCGAAAATGGCAGGAATTACGATACGAACTTTACGTTTTTACGATCAGATAGGCTTGTTTTCTCCATCCGGCTATTCGCCATCCGGATACAGACTCTACACCGAAAAGGACATTTCACGCCTACAGCAAATTTTGTCCTTAAAGGAGTTGGGGTTATCGCTGGAGCAGATTAAAGCCGTTATGACCGGAGACCAACTCAGCCTGTCAGACATTGTTACCATTCAAATAGACAGCCTGAAAGAAAGTATCCGCATGCAGCAGAAACTCTTGCACGAGCTTGAAAATGTATCGAGTCGGATGCAAAGGAATGAACCGTTTACCGTTGAGCATTTCATGAACATCATACGGACGATGAGAATGAATCATGAGAAGTTTTTCGCCGAGAGAAAATCGAGTATGGATCGCCACCTCGACCGACTTGGTGAATATTTAGATGAGCATCCGGAAGAACCCGGACAAGGAGGTTTCGACTATGAGTGA
- a CDS encoding SRPBCC family protein, whose product MSERSAKHSTFVIERNYKHSPARVFAAWAGQAAKASWFPKADEFDFRVGGREFNRGGPPGGPVFIFDACYQEIVENRRIVYSYTLDMEDKRMSVSVTTVEFDSVDGGTRLIYTEQGVFLDGLDTPEQREHGTKVMLDRLGEVLDGQ is encoded by the coding sequence ATGAGTGAAAGATCTGCCAAGCATTCCACATTTGTCATCGAAAGAAACTATAAGCATTCCCCTGCCCGTGTATTCGCTGCATGGGCGGGTCAAGCTGCCAAAGCCAGTTGGTTTCCTAAAGCCGACGAGTTCGACTTCCGCGTCGGCGGCCGCGAATTCAATCGCGGTGGTCCGCCTGGGGGACCCGTTTTCATATTCGATGCCTGCTATCAGGAAATCGTTGAGAATAGGCGAATTGTATACTCCTACACGCTGGATATGGAAGACAAGCGGATGTCTGTATCCGTGACGACGGTGGAATTCGATTCTGTGGATGGCGGCACGCGCTTGATCTATACCGAGCAGGGCGTTTTTCTGGACGGTCTCGATACGCCTGAACAGCGTGAGCACGGAACAAAGGTGATGTTGGATCGACTCGGAGAGGTTCTGGACGGCCAATGA